One stretch of Ornithinimicrobium ciconiae DNA includes these proteins:
- a CDS encoding lysylphosphatidylglycerol synthase transmembrane domain-containing protein, which produces MTSVGDESLPEPKLTRLGRREIIQSLLGFAIALALLIFGMPLVVDTTWTQIGTQLSMVGWEASAVMLGLMLVGLYCYTLTLIGSLPGLSHVRALMVNAAGSMVSNILPGGGAVGVAISYVMYRSWGFSRSNISTSLVVTGVWNILARVALPVLGMAVVIWGPVEAPTAIIAVSVIAGAAGTGLIVLFALAIYSDRVSTFLGHLISKLLRPFSKKIRSGVDMDRIIQDQRARMSTVVGKHSIKMTLGLVGMFGFFFILYWVASRTVGLGLPVYMLFAAYAFRQFLTVIAITPGGLGITEVGTAGILVAFGGDPGAASAAALLYAIFTNLLSVPLGLAAWGIWWFGPKNTSRAAGQLKRNLAPKDPASPSDQARPAQHETHQDPHPRPQQPSA; this is translated from the coding sequence GTGACGTCCGTCGGGGACGAGTCGCTGCCGGAGCCGAAGCTCACGCGCCTCGGGCGCCGGGAGATCATCCAGTCGCTGCTCGGCTTCGCGATCGCCCTGGCGCTGCTGATCTTTGGCATGCCGCTGGTCGTTGACACCACGTGGACCCAGATCGGCACCCAGCTGAGCATGGTGGGCTGGGAGGCCTCCGCGGTGATGCTGGGCCTGATGCTGGTGGGCCTCTACTGCTACACCCTCACGCTCATCGGGTCGCTGCCCGGGCTCAGCCACGTCCGTGCCCTCATGGTCAACGCGGCGGGCTCGATGGTCAGCAACATCCTTCCGGGTGGCGGTGCTGTCGGGGTGGCGATCTCCTATGTGATGTATCGGTCCTGGGGCTTTTCCCGGAGCAACATCTCCACCTCCCTGGTGGTGACCGGGGTCTGGAACATCCTGGCCCGCGTGGCGCTCCCGGTGCTCGGCATGGCCGTGGTCATCTGGGGTCCCGTCGAGGCACCCACCGCGATCATCGCCGTCAGCGTCATCGCCGGAGCCGCCGGGACGGGGCTCATCGTGCTCTTCGCCCTGGCGATCTACTCCGACCGGGTCTCGACCTTCCTGGGGCACCTGATCAGCAAGCTGTTGCGGCCCTTCTCCAAGAAGATCCGTTCCGGCGTCGACATGGACCGCATCATCCAGGACCAGCGGGCCCGGATGTCCACCGTGGTGGGCAAGCACAGCATCAAGATGACGCTGGGCCTGGTGGGGATGTTTGGCTTCTTCTTCATCCTCTACTGGGTGGCCTCTCGCACCGTGGGGTTGGGCCTGCCGGTCTACATGCTCTTCGCCGCCTACGCCTTCCGGCAGTTCCTCACAGTCATCGCCATCACCCCGGGCGGCCTGGGCATCACGGAGGTCGGCACGGCCGGCATCCTGGTCGCCTTCGGCGGCGACCCGGGAGCGGCCTCAGCCGCCGCACTGCTCTATGCGATCTTCACCAACCTGTTGTCCGTGCCCTTGGGTCTGGCGGCCTGGGGCATCTGGTGGTTCGGCCCCAAGAACACCTCGCGGGCCGCCGGTCAGCTCAAGCGCAACCTCGCGCCAAAGGACCCCGCGTCACCCAGTGATCAGGCACGACCCGCGCAGCACGAGACGCATCAGGACCCGCACCCACGTCCGCAGCAGCCCAGCGCCTGA
- a CDS encoding DUF3817 domain-containing protein, whose translation MSDRAKLKFFQVMAFVVGVALLVLTTHMVLRYGFQNHALDWWAMPHGFLYMIYLVSVALLGFALRWEIGPMVLVMLAGCVPFLSFWVEHRVTRMARAQIEARESGAGVRV comes from the coding sequence ATGTCTGACCGCGCCAAGCTGAAGTTCTTCCAGGTGATGGCGTTCGTCGTCGGTGTCGCGCTGCTGGTCCTGACGACGCACATGGTGCTGCGCTACGGCTTCCAGAACCACGCCCTCGACTGGTGGGCGATGCCGCACGGCTTCCTCTACATGATCTATCTGGTGTCCGTCGCCCTGCTCGGCTTCGCGCTGCGCTGGGAGATCGGACCCATGGTGCTCGTCATGCTGGCCGGGTGCGTGCCCTTCCTGTCCTTCTGGGTCGAGCACCGGGTCACCCGGATGGCACGGGCCCAGATCGAGGCCAGGGAGAGCGGAGCCGGGGTGCGGGTCTGA
- a CDS encoding SURF1 family protein: MLRTLFTPRWLTLLGVVVAICVAFVWLGLWQLAVAQDSAIAELQAERDALVEKPLDQVMEPHAPFPADGAGHPVVVEGEYDGTRQFLVPDRILGQESGLWVVTPLVTGNGAEVIPVLRGFVTDPADADLPPSTPVTVRGELAPGESPYFGEEELPAGQHGTIDLSVLANEWPESLYNGFIFSTAEEPALSSADLQHVPPPTLQAGDIDWRNLGYALQWWVFAAFAVFMYLKLLHDAARHREVSGGRSGSGPTVSSAPAPADERIEPHHV; the protein is encoded by the coding sequence GTGTTGCGCACCCTGTTCACCCCACGTTGGCTCACGCTGCTCGGCGTCGTCGTCGCCATCTGTGTGGCCTTCGTGTGGCTGGGGCTGTGGCAGCTGGCCGTGGCGCAGGACTCGGCGATCGCCGAGCTGCAGGCCGAGCGCGACGCGCTCGTCGAAAAGCCGCTGGACCAGGTGATGGAGCCGCATGCGCCCTTCCCCGCCGACGGCGCCGGTCACCCTGTGGTCGTGGAGGGGGAGTATGACGGCACGCGCCAGTTCCTGGTCCCCGACCGCATCCTGGGGCAGGAGAGCGGGCTGTGGGTGGTCACCCCCCTGGTGACCGGGAACGGCGCGGAGGTGATCCCGGTGCTGCGCGGCTTCGTCACGGACCCGGCCGACGCCGACCTGCCCCCCAGCACGCCGGTGACCGTGCGCGGCGAGCTCGCCCCGGGGGAGTCGCCCTACTTTGGCGAGGAGGAACTGCCCGCGGGCCAGCACGGCACGATCGACCTGTCGGTGCTGGCCAACGAGTGGCCGGAGTCGCTCTACAACGGGTTCATCTTCAGCACCGCCGAGGAGCCTGCCCTGAGCTCTGCGGACCTGCAGCACGTCCCGCCCCCAACGCTGCAGGCCGGCGACATCGACTGGCGCAACCTCGGCTACGCCCTGCAGTGGTGGGTGTTCGCCGCCTTTGCGGTCTTCATGTATCTCAAGCTGCTGCACGACGCGGCCCGGCACCGGGAGGTCAGCGGAGGACGCTCAGGGTCTGGGCCTACAGTGAGCAGCGCCCCCGCACCCGCCGACGAGAGGATCGAGCCCCACCATGTCTGA
- a CDS encoding Mur ligase family protein, which yields MIRSSVAIAAGKLARGLSRLRGGGSALPGLVTETLDPQVLAHALSGLPGGIVVVSGTNGKTTTTKMVVALLRAHGQRVFTNPTGSNFTRGVISAMLAEVPLNGRLDADWAVLELDEAHALHFAATVAPTHALLLNVARDQLDRFAEIDQTAQLLTQLAEQTTLGVVLNVDDSFIARIRRRVADGVQVNWFGVDPSCADRLPELQEADVRAPEADGAAALPDSADTSLLLVHDERSFTVTGSADVGPLTLQQRGLAAMINATAATAIARLVLADDFDPAVAASALATVTPPFGRGEVIDVDGHPLELVLVKNPAGFTVALGTYGSEPVDTLIAINDNYADGRDVSWLYDVSFESLAEHGVALTSGVRAFDMALRLQYDGVPVGDVEPDLDAALDRFLTEHSGRPTRIFCTYTAMMHLRRRLAARYGLARFGEDAA from the coding sequence GTGATCCGCTCCTCTGTCGCTATCGCCGCCGGCAAGCTGGCCCGGGGTCTGTCCCGTCTGCGTGGTGGCGGCTCCGCCCTGCCCGGCCTGGTGACGGAGACCCTGGACCCGCAGGTGCTGGCGCACGCCCTCTCGGGTCTGCCCGGGGGGATCGTCGTGGTCAGCGGCACCAACGGCAAGACCACGACCACCAAGATGGTCGTCGCCCTGCTGCGGGCGCACGGCCAGCGCGTCTTCACCAACCCGACGGGCAGCAACTTCACCCGCGGCGTGATCTCAGCGATGCTCGCCGAGGTGCCGCTCAACGGGCGCCTGGACGCAGACTGGGCGGTGCTCGAGCTCGATGAGGCGCACGCCCTGCACTTCGCCGCCACGGTCGCCCCGACCCACGCGCTGCTGCTCAACGTGGCCCGCGACCAGCTCGACCGGTTTGCCGAGATCGATCAGACCGCCCAGCTGCTGACCCAGCTGGCCGAGCAGACCACCCTCGGGGTGGTCCTCAACGTCGACGACTCCTTCATCGCACGGATCCGGCGCCGGGTGGCGGACGGGGTGCAGGTGAACTGGTTCGGCGTCGACCCCTCCTGCGCCGACCGGCTGCCCGAGTTGCAGGAGGCGGATGTGCGCGCGCCCGAGGCGGACGGTGCGGCAGCGCTGCCGGACAGTGCCGACACCTCCCTGCTGCTGGTCCACGACGAGCGCTCCTTCACCGTCACCGGCTCCGCCGACGTCGGGCCGCTGACCCTGCAGCAGCGCGGGCTGGCCGCGATGATCAACGCGACGGCCGCCACCGCCATCGCTCGTCTGGTCCTGGCCGACGACTTCGATCCGGCCGTGGCTGCCTCGGCACTGGCCACGGTGACGCCCCCGTTCGGGCGGGGTGAGGTGATCGACGTCGACGGGCATCCTCTCGAGCTGGTCCTGGTCAAGAACCCGGCCGGGTTCACGGTGGCGCTGGGCACCTACGGCTCCGAGCCTGTCGACACCCTGATCGCGATCAATGACAACTATGCCGACGGGCGGGACGTCTCCTGGCTCTATGACGTCTCTTTCGAGAGCCTGGCCGAGCACGGGGTCGCCCTCACCAGCGGGGTGCGTGCCTTCGACATGGCCCTGCGGCTGCAGTATGACGGGGTGCCGGTCGGCGATGTCGAACCCGATCTCGACGCCGCCCTCGATCGGTTCCTGACCGAGCACTCCGGTCGGCCGACCCGGATCTTTTGCACCTACACCGCGATGATGCACCTGCGACGCCGTCTGGCGGCCCGCTACGGTCTCGCGCGCTTCGGAGAGGACGCCGCGTGA
- a CDS encoding NUDIX hydrolase, with protein MVRVRAVDRAGTTLVEDVVPHGIDPAAVLQAHGHEPLWSGTELVDGEVVLVYLVEPGERPEPHQRLGAYAVVVAEHLGIPSLLLTTFANTDDDVWGLPGGGVDPGEDPAAAAVREVWEETGQQVQVTAPLQLVSRHWTGQAPSGRLEDYHAISAVYLAACSEPVVPVVHDVGGSTAHAAWIPLSELAVTPLLDWQRRILPRSLG; from the coding sequence ATGGTCAGGGTGCGCGCCGTTGACAGGGCCGGGACAACGCTCGTGGAGGATGTCGTGCCGCACGGCATCGACCCCGCAGCAGTCCTTCAGGCGCACGGCCACGAGCCGTTGTGGTCCGGCACCGAGCTGGTGGACGGGGAGGTGGTGCTGGTCTACCTGGTCGAGCCAGGAGAGCGCCCAGAGCCCCACCAGCGCCTCGGGGCGTATGCCGTGGTCGTCGCCGAGCATCTCGGCATACCCTCCCTGCTGCTCACCACCTTTGCCAACACCGACGACGACGTCTGGGGCCTGCCCGGTGGCGGCGTCGATCCAGGGGAGGACCCGGCAGCGGCAGCGGTCCGGGAGGTCTGGGAGGAGACCGGCCAGCAGGTGCAGGTCACCGCGCCACTACAACTGGTCAGCCGGCACTGGACCGGCCAGGCCCCGTCCGGGCGCCTCGAGGACTATCACGCCATCTCCGCGGTCTATCTCGCTGCCTGCTCAGAGCCGGTCGTCCCGGTGGTCCACGACGTCGGTGGCAGCACCGCGCATGCGGCCTGGATCCCCCTGTCCGAGCTGGCGGTCACCCCGTTGCTGGACTGGCAGCGGAGGATCCTGCCGCGCAGCCTAGGCTAA
- the guaA gene encoding glutamine-hydrolyzing GMP synthase produces the protein MTDALQQRPVLVVDFGAQYAQLIARRVREASVYSEIVPHDMPAEEVLAKNPAALILSGGPSSVYAEGAPSLDADLLTAGVPVLGICYGFQAMASALGGTVEKTGLREFGETKARISDTSSTLFDGQPDEQPVWMSHGDSVSEAPEGMRVTATTPGAEVAAFEDDEARRYGVQWHPEVLHSTFGQRVLENFLVRGAGLEQTWTSENVVEDLVTSIREEVGDARVICGLSGGVDSSVAAALVQRAVGDQLTCVFVDHGLLREGEAEQVEQDFVAATGVDLLVVDAQQRFLDALAGVTDPETKRKIIGREFIRVFEQAARDVVGHADAEGHPVKFLVQGTLYPDVVESGGGSGAANIKSHHNVGGLPDDLQFSLIEPLRTLFKDEVRQVGLELEVPEAIVWRQPFPGPGLGIRIIGAVDAERLAILRRADAIAREELTKAGLDRDIWQCPVVLLADVRSVGVQGDGRTYGHPVVLRPVSSEDAMTADWSRVPYDVLAKVSSRITNEVEEVNRVVLDVTSKPPGTIEWE, from the coding sequence GTGACCGACGCCCTCCAGCAGCGCCCTGTCCTCGTCGTCGACTTCGGCGCGCAGTATGCCCAGCTCATCGCCCGACGGGTCCGCGAGGCTTCCGTCTACAGCGAGATCGTGCCGCACGACATGCCGGCCGAGGAGGTGCTCGCCAAGAACCCCGCGGCCCTGATCCTCTCCGGTGGACCCTCGTCGGTGTATGCCGAGGGGGCGCCGTCGCTGGACGCCGACCTGCTGACGGCGGGGGTGCCGGTCCTGGGCATCTGCTACGGCTTCCAGGCGATGGCCAGCGCGCTCGGTGGGACGGTGGAGAAGACAGGGCTGCGGGAGTTTGGCGAGACCAAGGCCCGGATCTCCGACACCTCCAGCACCCTCTTCGACGGTCAGCCGGATGAGCAGCCGGTGTGGATGAGCCACGGGGACTCCGTCTCCGAGGCCCCCGAGGGGATGCGGGTGACCGCGACGACACCGGGGGCGGAGGTGGCGGCCTTTGAGGACGACGAGGCCCGCCGCTACGGCGTGCAGTGGCACCCCGAGGTCCTGCACTCCACCTTCGGCCAGCGCGTGCTGGAGAACTTCCTGGTCCGGGGGGCCGGCCTGGAGCAGACCTGGACCAGCGAGAACGTCGTGGAGGACCTGGTCACCTCGATCCGCGAGGAGGTCGGGGACGCCCGGGTCATCTGCGGGCTGTCCGGGGGTGTCGACTCCTCGGTGGCCGCAGCCCTGGTGCAGCGCGCTGTGGGGGACCAGCTCACCTGCGTCTTCGTCGACCACGGTCTGCTGCGTGAGGGAGAGGCCGAGCAGGTCGAGCAGGACTTCGTCGCGGCGACCGGCGTGGACCTGCTCGTCGTCGACGCCCAGCAGCGTTTCCTCGACGCGCTCGCGGGAGTGACCGACCCCGAGACCAAGCGCAAGATCATCGGCCGTGAGTTCATCCGGGTCTTCGAGCAGGCCGCCCGGGACGTGGTCGGCCACGCCGACGCCGAGGGCCACCCGGTCAAGTTCCTGGTGCAGGGCACGCTCTATCCCGACGTCGTGGAGTCCGGCGGAGGCAGCGGTGCGGCCAACATCAAGAGCCACCACAACGTGGGCGGGCTGCCGGACGACCTGCAGTTCAGCCTCATCGAGCCGCTGCGCACGCTCTTCAAGGACGAGGTGCGCCAGGTCGGCCTCGAGCTGGAGGTCCCAGAGGCCATCGTGTGGCGCCAGCCGTTCCCCGGGCCGGGCCTGGGCATCCGGATCATCGGTGCCGTCGACGCCGAGCGTCTGGCCATCCTGCGGCGGGCTGACGCCATCGCCCGCGAGGAGCTCACCAAGGCCGGCCTGGACCGCGACATCTGGCAGTGCCCCGTGGTCCTGCTCGCCGACGTACGCTCGGTGGGCGTGCAGGGCGACGGACGCACCTATGGGCACCCGGTCGTGCTGCGTCCGGTCAGCAGTGAGGACGCCATGACCGCCGACTGGAGCCGGGTGCCCTATGACGTGCTCGCCAAGGTGTCCAGCCGGATCACCAACGAGGTCGAGGAGGTCAACCGGGTGGTGCTCGACGTGACGAGCAAGCCGCCGGGGACCATCGAGTGGGAGTGA
- a CDS encoding type 1 glutamine amidotransferase yields the protein MSKGTVHIVHLYPREMSIYGDLGNTRTLASRLRWHGYTPVVHDHHPGEPWPEEAHLLLGGGGQDSGQARVQDDLGTHADRLRALAEDGVPMLMICGMYQLFGQAFTTVEGQRLPGLGILDVTTTGGSTRMIGPVVLDTAVGQVVGYENHSGSTVLGQGQEPFGQVRVGQGNNGSDGTEGARTGNVIGSYLHGPILPANPALADYLLEAAATRATGGWEPGEPDDALADQARRRQVLRLMSQGRQVSRVRQLLRR from the coding sequence GTGAGCAAGGGCACCGTCCACATCGTCCACCTCTATCCGCGTGAGATGAGCATCTACGGCGATCTGGGCAACACCCGGACGCTGGCCAGCAGGCTGCGCTGGCACGGCTACACCCCGGTGGTGCACGACCACCATCCCGGGGAGCCCTGGCCGGAGGAGGCGCACCTGCTGCTCGGCGGCGGGGGCCAGGACTCCGGGCAGGCCCGGGTCCAGGACGACCTGGGCACCCATGCTGACCGGCTCCGGGCGCTGGCCGAGGACGGGGTGCCGATGCTGATGATCTGCGGCATGTATCAACTCTTCGGCCAGGCCTTCACCACGGTGGAGGGCCAGCGGCTGCCGGGGCTCGGCATACTCGATGTCACCACGACCGGCGGGAGCACGCGGATGATCGGTCCCGTGGTCCTCGACACTGCGGTGGGTCAGGTCGTCGGTTATGAGAACCACTCCGGCTCCACTGTCCTCGGTCAGGGGCAGGAGCCCTTCGGGCAGGTGCGTGTCGGACAGGGAAACAACGGCTCGGACGGCACGGAGGGGGCCCGCACCGGCAACGTGATCGGGTCCTACCTGCACGGACCGATCCTGCCCGCCAACCCCGCGCTGGCCGACTACCTGCTCGAGGCCGCCGCGACCCGGGCCACGGGAGGGTGGGAGCCCGGGGAGCCGGACGACGCGCTCGCCGACCAGGCCCGCCGTCGGCAGGTGCTCCGCCTGATGTCCCAGGGGCGGCAGGTCAGCAGGGTGCGGCAGCTGCTGCGACGCTGA
- a CDS encoding DoxX family protein → MSANLQTPAQDDVVVGRGGRGDDTVYQTDIVHSSFVRKLLAGMRILIGWTFMWPFLDKLFGLGYGTESARAWIEGGAPAQGYMINATSGPFKEVFVWMAETFGGLTDFVFMFGLFGIGLAMLAGAGLKLAAWGGTLLMAFMYFAALPIGAANMGFTNPITDSHWIEAAVLLVAAYTLSGDTWGLGRWWGEKVGNSWLR, encoded by the coding sequence ATGAGCGCGAATCTCCAAACCCCCGCACAGGACGACGTTGTTGTGGGCCGCGGTGGTCGCGGCGACGACACCGTCTACCAGACCGACATCGTCCACTCCAGCTTTGTCCGCAAGCTGCTGGCCGGCATGCGGATCCTGATCGGTTGGACCTTCATGTGGCCCTTCCTCGACAAGCTGTTCGGTCTCGGCTATGGCACTGAGTCCGCCCGCGCCTGGATCGAGGGTGGTGCACCGGCACAGGGCTACATGATCAACGCCACCTCCGGTCCGTTCAAGGAGGTCTTCGTCTGGATGGCAGAGACCTTCGGTGGTCTGACGGACTTCGTCTTCATGTTTGGTCTGTTCGGCATCGGCCTGGCCATGCTCGCCGGCGCGGGCCTGAAGCTCGCCGCCTGGGGTGGCACCCTGCTGATGGCCTTCATGTACTTCGCCGCACTCCCCATCGGCGCGGCCAACATGGGCTTCACCAACCCGATCACCGACTCGCACTGGATCGAGGCCGCGGTCCTGCTGGTCGCCGCCTACACCCTCTCGGGTGACACCTGGGGCCTGGGCCGCTGGTGGGGCGAGAAGGTCGGCAACAGCTGGCTGCGGTGA
- a CDS encoding GNAT family N-acetyltransferase: MIREATEQDIPAILGLVQELADYEKEPEAAVGTVEAYRQVLFPQDSSPTAWAHVAEVDGQVVGIAVWFLTFSTWTGRNGLWLEDLYVSPAHRGSGIGGTLMATLARVCTERGYPRMEWTVLDWNTPALEVYRHVGAEAMNEWTTQRLTGDALAALGADA, translated from the coding sequence GTGATCCGCGAAGCAACAGAGCAGGACATCCCCGCGATCCTGGGTCTGGTCCAGGAGCTGGCCGACTACGAGAAGGAGCCGGAGGCGGCGGTCGGCACCGTCGAGGCCTACCGGCAGGTCCTCTTCCCCCAGGACAGCTCCCCGACGGCGTGGGCCCATGTCGCCGAGGTGGACGGACAGGTCGTCGGCATCGCGGTGTGGTTCCTGACCTTCTCCACCTGGACCGGACGCAACGGGCTGTGGCTGGAGGACCTCTACGTCTCCCCCGCCCACCGCGGGAGCGGGATCGGCGGCACGCTGATGGCCACGCTCGCCCGGGTCTGCACCGAGCGCGGCTACCCGCGCATGGAGTGGACCGTCCTCGACTGGAACACGCCCGCCCTGGAGGTCTACCGCCACGTCGGGGCGGAGGCGATGAATGAGTGGACCACCCAACGCCTCACCGGTGACGCCCTGGCCGCACTGGGGGCCGACGCGTGA
- a CDS encoding beta-propeller fold lactonase family protein, with the protein MHVRSEAKFKRRRAIVAGALAVVLAGSLTACLTTGDDDADNTPAAQTGTAGDDAATTSGGAAEGFKNATGGGKGADSDPGSDADSESATAPDDAEVSEAPVAGPPPIPSAESYMERVDYITGGITPKSVVASNAGLVIANNMMYSHTSTVYDAESRELVKTLSDEVVPSELGVEGHPGTAKGSPVEAAWTDDGKYAYVSQYTMYGESFGKEGFDACTPADGVGPSLLYRFNAETMDWDQAIEVGAVPKYVDITPDQKTILVSNWCDSTISVVDVETAQEVKTIPIAAAPRGIEVLPDNRTAYVAAMYADKLFKVDLETGESEVMMETGRKPRHLNLSADGKYLFMAVSGNDTIYKIDTETEEIVDQVESGREPRSMILSSDGTALYVVNYYEPSVAKISTEDMEVLQKEPTDANPIGITYEPVTHTVWVACYGGSIYVFDDTLASDPDA; encoded by the coding sequence ATGCACGTGCGCAGTGAAGCCAAGTTCAAGCGTCGCCGGGCGATCGTCGCAGGAGCGCTGGCTGTAGTGCTGGCGGGATCACTCACCGCGTGCCTGACCACCGGTGACGACGACGCCGACAACACCCCTGCGGCTCAGACCGGCACCGCCGGGGATGACGCAGCGACCACCAGCGGCGGTGCGGCGGAGGGCTTCAAGAACGCCACGGGCGGTGGCAAAGGCGCCGACTCTGATCCTGGCTCCGACGCGGACTCTGAGTCTGCGACTGCGCCAGACGACGCGGAGGTCAGCGAGGCACCCGTGGCCGGGCCACCTCCGATTCCCTCCGCAGAGTCCTATATGGAGCGGGTCGACTACATCACCGGCGGCATCACCCCGAAGTCCGTGGTGGCCTCCAACGCGGGTCTGGTCATCGCCAACAACATGATGTACAGCCACACCTCGACGGTCTACGACGCTGAGTCGCGCGAGTTGGTCAAGACCCTCTCGGACGAGGTCGTCCCGAGCGAGCTGGGCGTCGAGGGGCACCCCGGGACGGCCAAGGGCTCCCCGGTCGAGGCGGCCTGGACCGACGACGGCAAGTACGCCTACGTCTCGCAGTACACGATGTATGGCGAGAGCTTCGGCAAGGAGGGCTTCGACGCGTGCACCCCGGCCGACGGCGTCGGACCGTCCCTGCTCTACCGCTTCAACGCCGAGACGATGGACTGGGACCAAGCCATCGAGGTCGGCGCGGTCCCGAAGTATGTTGACATCACCCCCGACCAGAAGACGATCCTGGTCAGCAACTGGTGCGACTCGACCATCTCGGTCGTGGACGTCGAGACCGCCCAGGAGGTCAAGACCATCCCGATCGCGGCCGCGCCGCGGGGGATCGAGGTGCTCCCGGACAACCGCACGGCATACGTCGCGGCGATGTATGCCGACAAGCTGTTCAAGGTTGACCTGGAGACCGGCGAGTCCGAGGTGATGATGGAGACCGGCCGCAAGCCGCGTCACCTCAACCTCTCTGCGGACGGCAAGTACCTCTTCATGGCCGTCTCGGGCAACGACACGATTTACAAGATCGACACCGAGACCGAGGAGATCGTCGACCAGGTGGAGTCGGGCCGGGAGCCCCGCTCGATGATCCTGTCCTCGGACGGCACCGCGCTCTATGTCGTGAACTACTACGAGCCCTCCGTCGCCAAGATCAGCACCGAGGACATGGAGGTGCTGCAGAAGGAGCCGACCGACGCCAACCCGATCGGCATCACCTATGAGCCGGTCACCCACACGGTCTGGGTCGCCTGCTACGGCGGGTCGATCTACGTCTTCGACGACACCCTCGCGAGCGACCCCGACGCCTGA